GGGTCAGGGAGTCGGCGGCGTCGGGCCGGAAGATCTGGCCGACGTTTCGCGCGTGGTTCTCGGAGGCGTAGAAGTCGACGTAGTCCGCGACCTCGAAGGGGAGATGGAGGTCGACCGACGACAGCGGGTGGAAGAACCCCGCGACGGCCTCCTGGTGCGCCGGCACGGTCACCCAAGCGGTGAGCGCGCGTCGCACGTCCGACCAGGCCGTGCGGCCGGCGGCGAGGAGCGGGCCAAGGGAGGGCCGGGCGAGCAGGGAGACGTACGGGGAACCGAGGGCGGCGGCCGCCGCGCCGGCGTCGAGGACATGGTCGCCGAGGCGGACGCCGACGGTCCGGTCGGACGAACCCGGAGGCGAGAACACTCCGTACGGAAGGTTGTGCGGGCCGAAGGGGTCGCCCTCGGGCACGTCGAAGGGGACATCGAAGGGGGGCATGGGGTGCTGCCTCACTCTCGCGCATGCCGTGCGGTGCAGGTGGTCGCGGCACACGTTACGGCCGAGTCGCCTGTCGCGGCAGTGCCTCAAGGGACAGCGATACGACTAAAGAGTTCGCAATGTCCTGTTACGGGACAGTCGGAGGTTTCCATTCCGGCTTAGCGTCCTTTGCGAGTACGGACGGGATGGGTGGGGTCGCGTCCGTGGGGGGACACGTGGGGGGACCGTGGCCAGGAGCGCGAGCAGTGTGCCATTCGAGGCCGATCGTGACGTACCGGCCCTGATCGTCAAGTTCGGCGACTACCCGCTGCACCACGGCGGAGTCGGCGCGATCCGCAGTCTGGGCCGCCTCGGCGTGCCCATATACGCCATCACGGAGGACCGCTACACGCCCGCCGCCGCCTCCCGGTACCTCACCCGCGCGTTCGTCTGGCCGACGACCGGCACCGAGGACCCGGGCCGGCTGATCGAGGGACTGATCCGGATCGGGCGCCGCATCGGCCGCCCCGCCGTCCTCGTACCCACCGACGAGGAGGCGGCGGTCCTGATCGCCGAGCACCAGAGCGACCTCTTCGGCCGCTTCCTCTTCCCGCGCGTGCAGTCCGGCCTGCCTCGCCGGCTGGCCAGCAAACAGGGCCTGCACGAACTGTGCGTGGAACACGGGATCGCGAGCCCGGAGGCCGCCTTCCCGCAGTCGTACGACGACATCGTCGACTTCGCCGAGAAGGCCCGTTTCCCGGTGGTGGCCAAGAACCGCGAGGCGTTCGTACGGCGCCGGCGGCCCGCGGTGGGCGGCACCACACGCATCGCCACCCGTGAAGGGCTGCTCGCCCTCGCCCGTGACTGGGGCGAGCGGCCCGGCGTGATCCTCCAGGAGTACCTGCCGCGAGAGGAGGCCGAGGACTGGATCGTGCACGCCTACTTCGACCGCGACTCCACACCGCTGGCCCTGTTCACCGGCGTCAAGGTGCGCTCCTGGCCGCCGCACGCGGGCATGACGGCCAGTGCGTACGTCGTCGACAACCCGGAACTCGCGGATCTCACCGCACGTTTCATCAAACAGATCGGCTACACCGGCATCATCGACCTCGACCTGCGCTTCGACCGGCGCGACGGTCAGTACAAACTGCTGGACTTCAATCCACGCATGGGCGCCCAGTTCCGGCTCTTCGAGAGCGAGTCGGCGGTGGACGTCGTCCGCGCCATGCACCTGGATCTGACCGGGCGTGCCGTTCCGGAGGGGGAACAGCGGGCCGGTCACCACTATGTCGTGGAGAACATCGACCTGCCCGCCCTGCTGGCCTACCGCCGCAGCGGCTACACGACTCCGCACGCGCCGAAGCGGCCCAGCGGGACCGAGCTGGCCTGGTTCGCGGGTGACGACCCGCTGCCGTTCCTCACGATGCTCGGGCGCTTCGTGCGGCCGGGCGCCAGGCATCTCCACCAGATGTGGCGGGCCAGCCGCCGCGGCAGCGCGACCAGCTGAACAGGGCAACCACCACGAAGTGACGAAGTGACGTCCTGGGGAGGGACTTCGTGATCCATCCGGTAGCAGTCATCGGCGCCGGGCCATTCGGCCTGTCGACCGCCGCCCATCTGCGGGCGCGTGGCATACCCGTGCGCGTCTTCGGCGATCCCATGGTCAGCTGGCGCGACCACATGCCCGCGGGCATGCTCCTCAAGTCGACCCCGGCCGCCTCCAACCTCGACGCGCCCCAGCACGGGCACACCCTCGTCGACTACTGCGACGCGGCGGGGATCCCCCGGCTGGTGACGGACGAGGACATCGTCCCCGTGGAGACCTTCATCGCCTACGGCCGGTGGTTCCAGCAGAAGCTGGTGCCCGAGCTGGAGCAGGTGCGGGTGGTGTCCGTGGACCGGAGCGAGCAGGGGGGTTTCCAGCTCAAGCTCGACTCGGGGGAGTCGTTCACCGCGCGGGCGGTCGTCGTCGCCACCGGTCTGTCGGGGTTCTCCCACCTGCCCCCGGAGCTGGCCGCCGCCGCACCCGACGGACCCGCCCCGACCGGCCCGGTCTCCCACAGCTCCCAGCACCACGACCTCACCCGCTACTCCGGCAAGGAGCTGATCGTCGTCGGCGCCGGCCAGTCGGCGCTGGAGACGGCCGCCCTGGCGGCGGAGGCGGGCGCGCAGGTCAGGGTGGTCGCCCGCGGCCGCGGCAGCGTGGCCTTCGGCGCACCGCCGTGGAAGCAGCCCAGGCTGCGCCCCGAGTCGCCCTTCGGCCGGGCCTGGTCGCTGTGGGCCCTGACCTACTACCCGCACCCCTACCGCCACCTCCCGGCCGGCACCCGCCACTTCCTGGTCCGACGGGTCCTCGGCCCGCTCGGCGCGTGGTGGCTGCGCGACCGCTTCGAGGGGAAGGTGCGGGTCACCGAGGTGGAGCGCATCCTCAAGGCGGACACGTCGCAGGGGCACCCGAGCCTGGAGGTCCTCACCAGCACCGGGACCATGGACCGCCTCGCCGCCGACCACGTCATCGCGGCCACCGGCTACCGCGTCGACCTCGCCGCGATGGACTTCCTCGGCCATGAACTGCGCACCGCCCTCGCCGTCAGCCGGGGCACGCCCAGGCTCGGCGCCGGATACGTCTCCTCCGTACCTGGCCTGTACTTCACCGGCCTGCCGGCGGCGGCGTCCTACGGCCCGGTGATGCGCTTCGTGTGCGGCACGGAATTCGCCTCCCCGAGGCTCGCCCGCCACCTGGCGGCGGCCCACGGCTAGTGCCCGGCAGGCAACGTTCGCCCCGTCGCGACGCCCGGCACGCCGAGAGCACTCACCGGACGCCGCTTCTTGACGGGCGAACGTCACCTGCGGCGGCCCACGGCCGGCCTCACGACGTGCAGACGTCCTTCAGCCGGTCGGCCGCCGCGTCGATCTTGCCGGAGTCCGGGTGGGTGTCTCCGTCGAGGATGGACTTGTTGTAGTCCTCGATCGCCTTGTCGAGGTCCTTGACGGCCTTGTCGACCTTGCTGTCGGCCGCGTCGCCCCGGGCCTTGTTGATCTCGTCGACGTTCTTGTCGATCGTGGCGATGGATTCGTCGGTCTTCGAGGGGTCTGTCACCGCGTCCCAGCCGGCCTCGTGGATGGCCTTGACGCTGTCGGCGATCGTGTCGGCGTTCGACACGCAGTCCAGGGAGTTGTCCACGTCGTGGGGGTCACAGCCGGTGGCGAGGACGGCGGTGAGGGCGACGGCGGTCAGGGCGGTGACGATGGAGAGGCTGCTGCGAGGGCGCATGGCTGTGGCCAACCGTTTCTCGGGACGGGATTCGATGCCCTCCACGATTCCGTCGCCCGGCCGCGGCCACGAGGGAGCTGCCCGGTGTATGCCCGGTGTAGCCCACTACACCGGGCGGCCCGTCCTACGACCGATAACGCCCCAGCGTCCGCAGCCCCGGCAGCGCCCTGTCCTGGAAGTCGAACAGCGCCAGGTTCTCCCACGCGTTGCCCGAGGACGGGTCCGCCGGGTCCCAGCCGCTGCCGGCGCGGTAGGTCCACAGGCCCTCCCAGTAGCAGTAGCCGAGCCCCTGCCCGTCCGGCACACCGGCCGCCAGGTCGGCCACCGCGCGCAGCCAGGCGGCCTGGCCCTCGGGCGTGGCCGGGAAGCCCTCGGTCAGCTGTGAGGGGTCGTTCAGGATGTCGTTGACGTCGTCCTCGCTCTCCAGCGTGAACGGGTACGCCGTCTCGGCTATCACGCACGGCTTGCCGTAACGCGCGGTGATGTCCGCCATGTTGGCGGCCGCGTTCGCGATCGGGCCGTGCCAGAACGGGTAGTAGGAGAGCCCTATGACGTCGAAGTCGACGCCGTACGCCACCATGTTGTCGAACCACCAGCGGTACAGCCCGTTGTCGCCGCCGTTCGCCAGGTGCAGGATCGTCCGGACGCGCGGGGTGGTGTCCTTGGCCGCGCTCAGGCCCGCCTTGAGGAAGGCGGTCATGGTGTCGAAGTGCTCCCAGTTGCCCTCGGGCCAGATGAGCCCGCCGTTCAACTCGTTGCCGATCTGCACGAGTTGAGCAGGCGTGCCCTGCCGCTTCAGCGCTCCCAGGACGTCGGCCGTGTGGTCGTACACCGCGCGTGTCAGACCCGCCACGTCCAGGTCCGCCCAGGCGGCCGGCTTGGTCTGGTGGGCGGGGTCGGCCCAGCTGTCGGAGTAGTGGAAGTCGATCCAGATGCCGACCCCGGCCCGCTTGAGGCGCCGGGCCAGCGGCAGGATGTGCGCCTTGTTGTTGTAGCCGTCGGCCGGGTTCACCCACACCTTGAGCCGGGCGTGGGTGACACCGGCCTGGGCCATGAGGCGGATCGGGTCCTCGCGGCGGCCGTCGGCCGTGCGGTACACCGCCCCGTGGTCCTCGTTCTTCGGCAGCGAGGAGATGTCGATGCCCCGGATCTCCAGGCAACGGCCGCCGGAAGCGCCGGAAACGACCGGAGCGGCCACGGCCTGGGTCGCCCCCAGCACCGGTGCGGCCAGCGTGGCGGCTCCGGCAGCGGCGAGAACACTGCGTCTGCGCATGTCAAAGGGTCCTTTCGGGGACGTTCGCGG
This portion of the Streptomyces canus genome encodes:
- a CDS encoding carboxylate--amine ligase translates to MPFEADRDVPALIVKFGDYPLHHGGVGAIRSLGRLGVPIYAITEDRYTPAAASRYLTRAFVWPTTGTEDPGRLIEGLIRIGRRIGRPAVLVPTDEEAAVLIAEHQSDLFGRFLFPRVQSGLPRRLASKQGLHELCVEHGIASPEAAFPQSYDDIVDFAEKARFPVVAKNREAFVRRRRPAVGGTTRIATREGLLALARDWGERPGVILQEYLPREEAEDWIVHAYFDRDSTPLALFTGVKVRSWPPHAGMTASAYVVDNPELADLTARFIKQIGYTGIIDLDLRFDRRDGQYKLLDFNPRMGAQFRLFESESAVDVVRAMHLDLTGRAVPEGEQRAGHHYVVENIDLPALLAYRRSGYTTPHAPKRPSGTELAWFAGDDPLPFLTMLGRFVRPGARHLHQMWRASRRGSATS
- a CDS encoding FAD-dependent oxidoreductase, which translates into the protein MIHPVAVIGAGPFGLSTAAHLRARGIPVRVFGDPMVSWRDHMPAGMLLKSTPAASNLDAPQHGHTLVDYCDAAGIPRLVTDEDIVPVETFIAYGRWFQQKLVPELEQVRVVSVDRSEQGGFQLKLDSGESFTARAVVVATGLSGFSHLPPELAAAAPDGPAPTGPVSHSSQHHDLTRYSGKELIVVGAGQSALETAALAAEAGAQVRVVARGRGSVAFGAPPWKQPRLRPESPFGRAWSLWALTYYPHPYRHLPAGTRHFLVRRVLGPLGAWWLRDRFEGKVRVTEVERILKADTSQGHPSLEVLTSTGTMDRLAADHVIAATGYRVDLAAMDFLGHELRTALAVSRGTPRLGAGYVSSVPGLYFTGLPAAASYGPVMRFVCGTEFASPRLARHLAAAHG
- a CDS encoding glycoside hydrolase family 53 protein → MRRRSVLAAAGAATLAAPVLGATQAVAAPVVSGASGGRCLEIRGIDISSLPKNEDHGAVYRTADGRREDPIRLMAQAGVTHARLKVWVNPADGYNNKAHILPLARRLKRAGVGIWIDFHYSDSWADPAHQTKPAAWADLDVAGLTRAVYDHTADVLGALKRQGTPAQLVQIGNELNGGLIWPEGNWEHFDTMTAFLKAGLSAAKDTTPRVRTILHLANGGDNGLYRWWFDNMVAYGVDFDVIGLSYYPFWHGPIANAAANMADITARYGKPCVIAETAYPFTLESEDDVNDILNDPSQLTEGFPATPEGQAAWLRAVADLAAGVPDGQGLGYCYWEGLWTYRAGSGWDPADPSSGNAWENLALFDFQDRALPGLRTLGRYRS